In the Pseudomonas sp. ADAK2 genome, one interval contains:
- the panC gene encoding pantoate--beta-alanine ligase, with protein sequence MNTVKTVRELRAAVARARGEGKRIAFVPTMGNLHSGHVALITKASQRADFVVASIFVNPLQFGAGEDLDKYPRTLAADQEKLLQAGCHLLFAPTVEEMYPDGMAGQTRVSVPQLSEGLCGASRPGHFEGVATVVSKLFNMVQPDLAVFGQKDFQQLAVIRALVHDLNMPIQIIGEPTVRAADGLALSSRNGFLSEEQRATAPVVYRTLATIADAIKQGERDYPALIDGQVKQLEAAGLRSDYLEIRHAVTLRPATAQDRDLVILVAAFLGTTRLIDNLHLNLDAS encoded by the coding sequence ATGAACACCGTCAAAACCGTCCGCGAACTGCGGGCTGCCGTGGCCCGTGCCCGCGGTGAAGGCAAGCGTATCGCCTTCGTACCGACCATGGGCAACCTGCACAGCGGCCACGTCGCGCTGATTACCAAAGCCTCCCAACGGGCGGACTTCGTGGTCGCGAGCATCTTCGTCAACCCGCTGCAGTTCGGCGCCGGCGAAGACCTCGACAAATACCCGCGCACCCTGGCGGCCGACCAGGAGAAACTGCTCCAGGCCGGTTGCCACTTGCTGTTCGCCCCGACCGTCGAAGAAATGTACCCCGACGGCATGGCCGGTCAGACCCGCGTCAGTGTTCCGCAATTGTCCGAAGGCCTGTGCGGCGCCAGCCGTCCGGGGCATTTCGAAGGTGTGGCGACGGTGGTCAGCAAGCTGTTCAACATGGTCCAGCCTGACCTGGCGGTCTTCGGCCAGAAAGACTTCCAGCAACTGGCGGTGATTCGCGCGCTGGTGCATGACCTGAACATGCCGATCCAGATCATCGGCGAACCGACCGTACGCGCCGCCGATGGCCTGGCGTTGTCGTCGCGCAACGGTTTTCTCAGCGAAGAACAGCGAGCAACTGCACCGGTGGTGTATCGCACGCTGGCGACGATTGCCGACGCCATTAAACAGGGTGAGCGCGATTATCCGGCGTTGATCGACGGGCAGGTTAAACAGCTCGAAGCGGCGGGATTGCGTAGCGATTACCTGGAAATCCGCCATGCCGTGACCTTGCGTCCGGCGACAGCGCAAGATCGAGACCTGGTGATTCTGGTGGCTGCGTTCCTCGGCACCACGCGGTTGATCGACAACTTGCACTTGAATCTCGACGCATCCTGA
- the acs gene encoding acetate--CoA ligase, with protein MFDISTFPKADAVRRAANLSQDDYHRLYRQSIEHPSTFWAEQATRFLDWSEPWQTVQRYNLKTGEASWFAGGKLNVSYNCIDRHLEKRGDQIAIIWEGDDPAESAQITYKKLHHNVCRLANVLKSRGVKKGDRVCIYMPMIPEAAYAMLACTRIGAVHSVVFGGFSPDSVRDRILDADCRTVITADEGVRGGKFVPLKEKVDKALESCPNVSTVIVVERTQGEVNWVEGRDIWYHQALRDVSDDCPPEPMDAEDPLFILYTSGSTGKPKGVLHTTGGYLLQAAMTFKYVLDYRDGEVFWCTADVGWVTGHSYIVYGPLANGATTLIFEGVPSYPTSSRFWQVIDKHHVNIFYTAPTALRSLMREGAEPLKETSRASLRLLGSVGEPINPEAWDWYFNAVGEQRCPIVDTWWQTETGGIMLSPLVSAQRIKPGCATQPMFGVQPVLLDEVGKEIKGAGSGVLAIKSSWPAQIRSVYGDPQRMVETYFKPYPGYYFTGDGARRDEDGDYWITGRIDDVINVSGHRIGTAEVESALVLHDSIAEAAVVGYPHDVKGQGIYAFVTPMNGTEPNDELKKELLAHVSKEIGSFAKPDLIQWAPALPKTRSGKIMRRILRKIACNELDSLGDTSTLADPSVVQDLVDKRLNQ; from the coding sequence ATGTTCGATATCAGCACGTTCCCCAAAGCCGATGCCGTGCGCCGGGCTGCCAATTTGAGTCAGGACGACTACCATCGCCTGTACCGACAATCCATCGAACACCCCAGCACCTTCTGGGCCGAACAGGCCACGCGCTTTCTCGACTGGAGCGAACCGTGGCAAACCGTCCAGCGCTATAACCTGAAAACCGGAGAGGCCAGCTGGTTTGCCGGGGGCAAGCTGAACGTCAGTTACAACTGCATCGACCGTCACCTGGAAAAACGGGGCGATCAGATCGCAATCATCTGGGAAGGCGATGACCCCGCCGAATCCGCCCAGATCACTTACAAAAAACTCCATCACAACGTCTGCCGCCTGGCCAACGTGCTGAAAAGTCGTGGCGTGAAGAAAGGCGATCGGGTGTGCATCTACATGCCGATGATCCCCGAAGCGGCCTACGCCATGCTTGCCTGCACGCGGATCGGCGCGGTGCATTCGGTGGTGTTTGGCGGTTTTTCTCCGGACTCCGTACGCGACCGCATTCTCGACGCCGACTGTCGCACGGTGATCACCGCCGATGAAGGCGTGCGCGGTGGCAAGTTCGTGCCGCTGAAAGAGAAGGTCGACAAAGCACTGGAGAGCTGCCCGAACGTCAGCACCGTGATTGTGGTCGAGCGCACCCAGGGCGAAGTGAACTGGGTCGAAGGCCGCGACATCTGGTATCACCAGGCCCTGCGCGATGTCAGCGACGATTGCCCGCCGGAGCCGATGGACGCCGAAGACCCGCTATTCATCCTCTACACCTCCGGCAGCACCGGCAAACCCAAAGGCGTGCTGCACACCACCGGCGGTTACCTGCTGCAAGCGGCGATGACCTTCAAGTACGTGCTCGACTACCGTGACGGCGAAGTGTTCTGGTGCACCGCCGACGTTGGCTGGGTGACCGGCCACAGTTACATCGTCTACGGCCCGCTGGCCAACGGCGCGACCACGCTGATCTTCGAAGGCGTGCCGAGCTACCCCACCAGTTCGCGTTTCTGGCAGGTCATCGACAAACACCACGTCAACATCTTCTACACCGCGCCGACCGCCCTGCGCTCGCTGATGCGCGAAGGCGCCGAGCCGTTGAAGGAAACGTCCCGCGCGAGCCTCAGATTACTCGGCAGCGTCGGTGAGCCGATCAACCCCGAAGCGTGGGATTGGTATTTCAACGCGGTCGGCGAGCAGCGTTGCCCGATTGTCGACACCTGGTGGCAGACCGAAACCGGCGGCATCATGCTCAGCCCGCTGGTCAGCGCTCAGCGGATCAAACCGGGCTGCGCGACGCAGCCGATGTTCGGCGTGCAACCGGTATTGCTTGATGAGGTGGGCAAGGAAATCAAAGGCGCCGGCAGCGGTGTGCTGGCGATCAAATCGAGTTGGCCGGCGCAGATCCGCAGCGTTTATGGCGACCCGCAGCGCATGGTCGAAACCTACTTCAAGCCCTACCCCGGCTACTACTTCACCGGCGACGGCGCACGGCGCGACGAGGATGGCGACTACTGGATCACCGGGCGCATCGACGACGTGATCAACGTCTCCGGGCACCGCATCGGCACCGCCGAAGTGGAAAGCGCCCTGGTGCTGCACGACAGCATCGCCGAGGCGGCGGTGGTCGGTTATCCCCACGACGTCAAGGGCCAGGGCATCTACGCCTTCGTCACGCCCATGAACGGCACTGAACCCAACGACGAACTGAAGAAGGAACTGCTGGCCCACGTCAGCAAGGAAATCGGCAGCTTCGCCAAACCGGATCTGATTCAATGGGCGCCGGCCTTGCCGAAAACCCGTTCGGGCAAGATCATGCGGCGGATTCTGCGCAAGATCGCCTGCAACGAACTGGACAGCCTGGGCGACACTTCGACCCTGGCCGATCCGAGTGTGGTCCAGGACCTGGTCGATAAACGCCTGAACCAATAA
- a CDS encoding oxygenase MpaB family protein translates to MEFIRSRIETQLMSLTGLSLGKLDLENPKGDPGLFGPDSVSWQVHGDFSSMLIGGISALMLQALHPLALAGVWDHSNFREDMIGRLRRTSQFISGTTFGSRKDADWLIEKVRTIHLQVVGTAPDGRPYAASDPDLLTWVHVAEVSNFLAAHLRYRNPHLSLADQDRYYAEIAVIAERLGARDVPRSRKEMAEYLERIRPQLLCDERSREVLRLLLNAPAPSRMAKPFGGLMMQAGIDLLPDWASDMLGVSQNPLQRQLIRASVKRSAPMLRWAMRNGSVQRAKRRMGLLN, encoded by the coding sequence ATGGAATTTATCCGCAGCCGCATCGAAACCCAGCTCATGAGTCTGACCGGCCTGTCCTTGGGCAAGCTCGACCTGGAGAACCCCAAGGGCGATCCCGGCCTGTTCGGGCCCGATTCGGTGAGTTGGCAGGTGCATGGCGATTTCAGCAGCATGCTGATCGGCGGCATCAGTGCGCTGATGCTGCAAGCCTTGCACCCACTGGCCCTGGCCGGGGTCTGGGATCACTCGAATTTTCGCGAAGACATGATCGGCCGCTTGCGCCGCACCAGTCAGTTTATTTCCGGGACCACGTTCGGCTCGCGCAAGGACGCCGACTGGTTGATCGAGAAAGTCCGCACCATCCACCTGCAAGTGGTCGGCACCGCGCCAGATGGCCGGCCTTACGCCGCCAGCGATCCGGATTTGCTGACCTGGGTGCATGTCGCCGAGGTCAGCAACTTCCTTGCCGCGCATCTGCGTTATCGCAATCCGCACTTGTCGCTGGCGGATCAGGACCGTTACTACGCTGAAATCGCGGTAATCGCCGAACGCCTGGGCGCCCGTGATGTGCCGCGTAGCCGCAAAGAAATGGCCGAATACCTTGAGCGAATCCGTCCGCAACTGCTATGCGATGAGCGCAGTCGCGAGGTGTTGCGACTGCTGTTGAACGCACCCGCCCCCAGCCGCATGGCCAAGCCGTTTGGCGGCTTGATGATGCAGGCCGGGATCGATCTGCTGCCGGATTGGGCCAGTGACATGCTCGGCGTCAGCCAGAATCCGCTGCAACGCCAACTGATCCGCGCCAGTGTCAAACGCAGCGCACCGATGCTGCGCTGGGCGATGCGCAATGGATCGGTGCAGCGGGCGAAGCGGCGGATGGGGTTGTTGAACTGA
- the pgi gene encoding glucose-6-phosphate isomerase: MAYYRTPHDVTALPAWQALKEHRQAMQDFSMREAFNADPQRFTQFTLSSCGLFLDYSKNLINAETRNLLVGLANEVDLKGAIKALFDGEIVNSSEGRPALHTALRRPVGDKLSVNGVNVMPEVHKVLNQITDLVGRIHDGLWRGYTEKPITDVVNIGIGGSFLGPELVSEALLSYAQKGVRCHYLANIDGSEFHELTMKLRAETTLFIVSSKSFNTLETLKNAQAARAWYLAQGGSEAELYRHFIAVSSNNAAAVAFGIREENIFPMWDWVGGRYSLWSAIGLPIALAIGMSNFKELLSGAYTMDQHFQSAPFEQNMPVLLALLGVWYGNFWGAQSHAILPYDHYLRNITKHLQQLDMESNGKSVRQDGTPVSTDTGPVIWGGVGCNGQHAYHQLLHQGTQLIPADFIVPIVSFNPVSDHHQWLYANCLSQSQALMLGKTLAEAETELRDKGLSEEEVHKIAPHKVIPGNRPSNTLVVERISPRRLGALVALYEHKVFVQSVVWGINAFDQWGVELGKELGKGVYNRLVGSEETPADDASTQGLINYFRGRHRG, translated from the coding sequence ATGGCGTACTACCGCACTCCTCATGACGTTACCGCTCTGCCCGCCTGGCAAGCGTTGAAAGAACACCGCCAAGCCATGCAGGATTTCAGCATGCGCGAAGCATTCAATGCCGACCCGCAGCGCTTTACTCAATTCACCCTTAGCAGTTGCGGTCTGTTTCTCGATTATTCGAAGAACCTGATCAACGCCGAGACCCGCAATCTGCTGGTGGGCCTGGCCAACGAAGTCGACCTCAAGGGCGCGATCAAGGCGCTGTTCGACGGCGAAATCGTCAACTCCTCCGAAGGCCGCCCGGCGCTGCACACTGCCTTGCGTCGTCCGGTGGGCGACAAGTTGTCGGTCAACGGCGTCAACGTGATGCCGGAAGTTCACAAAGTGCTGAACCAGATCACCGACCTCGTGGGCCGCATTCACGACGGTCTGTGGCGCGGTTACACCGAGAAGCCGATCACTGACGTGGTGAACATCGGCATCGGCGGCTCGTTCCTCGGCCCTGAGCTGGTCTCCGAAGCGTTACTGTCCTACGCCCAGAAAGGCGTGCGTTGCCATTACCTGGCGAACATCGACGGCAGTGAGTTCCACGAACTGACCATGAAGCTGCGCGCCGAGACCACGCTGTTTATCGTCTCGTCGAAATCCTTCAACACCCTCGAAACCCTGAAGAATGCCCAGGCCGCACGCGCCTGGTACCTGGCCCAGGGTGGTTCGGAAGCCGAGCTGTATCGTCACTTCATCGCCGTATCCAGCAACAATGCTGCGGCCGTGGCGTTCGGTATCCGTGAAGAGAACATCTTCCCGATGTGGGACTGGGTCGGCGGGCGTTACTCGCTGTGGTCGGCCATTGGTTTGCCGATTGCCCTGGCCATCGGCATGTCGAACTTCAAGGAGCTGCTGTCCGGTGCCTACACCATGGACCAGCATTTCCAGAGCGCACCGTTCGAACAGAACATGCCGGTGCTGCTGGCGTTGCTCGGCGTCTGGTACGGCAACTTCTGGGGCGCGCAAAGCCACGCGATCCTGCCGTACGACCACTACCTGCGCAACATCACCAAGCACTTGCAACAGCTGGACATGGAATCCAACGGCAAGAGCGTGCGCCAGGACGGCACGCCAGTGTCCACCGATACCGGTCCGGTGATCTGGGGCGGCGTCGGCTGCAACGGTCAGCACGCCTACCACCAGTTGCTGCACCAAGGCACCCAGCTGATCCCGGCCGACTTCATCGTGCCAATCGTCAGCTTCAACCCGGTGTCCGACCACCACCAGTGGCTGTACGCCAACTGCCTGTCCCAAAGCCAGGCCCTGATGCTCGGCAAGACCCTTGCCGAAGCTGAAACCGAGCTGCGCGACAAGGGCTTGAGCGAGGAAGAAGTGCACAAGATCGCCCCGCACAAGGTGATCCCGGGCAACCGTCCGAGCAACACCCTGGTGGTCGAGCGCATCAGCCCGCGTCGTCTCGGCGCGCTGGTGGCGTTGTATGAGCACAAAGTCTTCGTGCAAAGCGTGGTCTGGGGCATCAACGCCTTCGACCAGTGGGGCGTGGAGCTGGGTAAAGAGCTGGGCAAAGGCGTTTACAACCGCCTGGTCGGCAGCGAAGAAACCCCGGCTGACGATGCTTCGACACAAGGCCTGATCAACTACTTCCGCGGTCGTCACCGCGGCTAA
- the panD gene encoding aspartate 1-decarboxylase: protein MHAIMLKAKLHRAEVTHAVLDYEGSCAIDGEWLDLSGIREYEQIQIYNVDNGERFTTYAIRGEEGSRMISVNGAAAHKAKVGDRVIICAYAHYSEAELLNFKPRMLYMAPGNELSHTSNAIPVQVA, encoded by the coding sequence ATGCACGCCATCATGCTCAAGGCCAAGCTGCACCGCGCCGAAGTCACCCACGCAGTTCTCGATTACGAAGGTTCTTGCGCCATCGACGGCGAATGGCTGGACCTGTCCGGCATCCGTGAATACGAACAGATCCAGATCTATAACGTCGACAACGGCGAACGCTTCACCACCTACGCGATTCGTGGCGAAGAAGGTTCGCGAATGATCTCGGTCAACGGTGCCGCAGCGCACAAAGCCAAGGTCGGCGACCGGGTGATCATTTGCGCCTATGCCCACTACAGCGAAGCCGAACTGCTCAATTTCAAGCCGCGCATGCTCTACATGGCGCCGGGCAATGAGCTGAGCCACACCAGCAATGCCATTCCGGTCCAGGTCGCCTGA